Proteins found in one Coffea eugenioides isolate CCC68of chromosome 5, Ceug_1.0, whole genome shotgun sequence genomic segment:
- the LOC113771586 gene encoding glycine-rich cell wall structural protein 1-like: protein MGSSSRKCVFVFLLLLSIVLELSVTTLGDGKLNKELKEDGCGIGRRGCSGRGREGRGLFGVGGIGGGAGQGGGFGAGGGAGGGAGGGVGGGGGFGGGGGGGIGGGSGHGGGFGAGGGVGGGIGGGAGGGGGSGGGGGGGGGQGGGVGGGSGHGGGFGAGGGVGGGVGGGGGGGGGGGVGGGGGFGGGGGSGGGF, encoded by the exons ATGGGTTCTTCTTCGAGAAAATGTGTCTTTGTGTTTCTTCTTCTCTTGAGCATTGTGTTAGAGTTGAGTGTAACAACTCTTGGTGATGGCAAGCTTAACAAAGAATTGAAGGAAGATGGTTGTGGAATTGGTAGGAGGGGTTGTAGTGGTAGGGGAAGGGAAGGACGAGGGTTATTTGGAGTCGGAGGAATtggtggtggtgctggacaaggTGGAGGGTTTGGAGCTGGAGGCGGTGCTGGCGGAGGTGCAGGTGGCGGAGTTGGTGGAGGAGGAGGTTTTGgcggtggtggaggtggtggcaTTGGGGGTGGGTCAGGTCATGGTGGTGGATTTGGAGCAGGAGGAGGTGTCGGAGGAGGCATTGGTGGAGGTGCTGGAGGAGGAGGCGGCAGCGGCGGCGGTGGTGGAGGAGGCGGCGGCCAAGGAGGCGGTGTCGGTGGCGGTTCTGGCCATGGGGGAGGTTTTGGAGCAGGTGGCGGAGTAGGAGGTGGCgttggaggtggtggtggtggtggtg GAGGTGGAGGCGTTGGAGGCGGTGGAGGATTCGGAGGAGGTGGTGGTAGTGGTGGTGGATTTTAA